A stretch of Oryza brachyantha chromosome 4, ObraRS2, whole genome shotgun sequence DNA encodes these proteins:
- the LOC102701816 gene encoding uncharacterized protein At4g06744-like, whose amino-acid sequence MAPGRVGGGGGSMYVSRCLTLFCLLAGACIALAPGARANRHHRRDLDINLGGGSGGISIGIGGGGGGGSSPSSSSEPRPCDFENERLYRAYKVIQKFRRTVTCDPQNIIQSWSGTDLCGSYKGFFCERPPNVSDRTIASVDFNGYNLQSSSIKDFVDALPDLALFHANSNNFGGAVPDLSGLQYFYELDLSNNKLAPNPFPTDVLKLRNATFVDIRFNSFYGELPGGVFCSFPQVQAIFVNNNQFSGNLPDNIGDSPVNYLSLANNKFTGEIPKSITRMANTLLEVLFLNNKLSGCLPYELGLLAKATVIDAGTNQLTGPIPASFACLHKVEQLNLADNLLYGEVPDALCKLAFAWTGRLKNLTLSNNYFTSLGSCCWDLIKEGKLNVERNCIPWAPNQRSHEECAAFFHRTKTSACPVNSYVPCGHPKSDGAGREEGTAAEEEDKYRTYSALNP is encoded by the coding sequence ATGGCGCCAGGCCGtgtaggcggcggcggcggttcgaTGTATGTCTCGCGGTGCCTCACTCTCTTCTGCTTGCTGGCGGGCGCCTGCATTGCGCTTGCTCCCGGGGCGCGTGCCAACCGGCACCACCGGCGGGACCTCGACATCaacctcggcggcggcagcgggggcATCAGCATCGGCataggaggtggtggtggtggcggctcgtcgccgtcgtcgtcgtccgagCCGCGGCCGtgcgacttcgagaacgagaGGCTGTACAGGGCGTACAAGGTGATTCAGAAGTTCAGGAGGACGGTGACGTGTGACCCGCAGAACATCATCCAGTCCTGGAGCGGCACCGACCTGTGCGGCAGCTACAAGGGCTTCTTCTGCGAGCGGCCGCCCAATGTCAGCGACCGGACCATCGCCTCCGTCGACTTCAACGGCTACAACCTGCAGTCGTCGTCGATCAAGGACTTCGTGGACGCCCTCCCGGACCTGGCGCTGTTCCACGCCAACAGCAACAACTTCGGCGGCGCCGTGCCGGACCTCAGCGGGCTGCAGTACTTCTACGAGCTCGACCTGAGCAACAACAAGCTCGCCCCCAACCCGTTCCCGACGGACGTGCTCAAGCTGCGGAACGCCACCTTCGTCGACATCCGCTTCAACAGCTTCTACGGCGAGCTCCCCGGCGGCGTCTTCTGCTCGTTCCCGCAGGTGCAGGCCATCTTCGTCAACAACAACCAGTTCTCCGGCAACCTCCCGGACAACATCGGCGACTCGCCGGTGAATTACCTCTCCCTCGCCAACAACAAGTTCACGGGGGAGATCCCCAAGTCGATCACCCGCATGGCCAACACGCTCCTCGAGGTGCTCTTCCTCAACAACAAGCTCAGCGGCTGCCTCCCGTACGAGCTCGGCCTGCTCGCCAAGGCCACGGTCATCGACGCCGGCACCAACCAGCTCACCGGCCCGATCCCGGCGTCGTTCGCGTGCCTGCACAAGGTGGAGCAGCTCAACCTGGCGGACAACCTCCTCTACGGCGAGGTGCCCGACGCGCTGTGCAAGCTCGCCTTCGCGTGGACGGGGCGCCTCAAGAACCTCACCCTCTCCAACAACTACTTCACGTCGCTCGGCTCGTGCTGCTGGGACCTGATCAAGGAGGGGAAGCTCAACGTCGAGCGCAACTGCATACCGTGGGCGCCCAACCAGCGGTCGCACGAGGAGTGCGCCGCCTTCTTCCACCGGACCAAGACCTCGGCGTGCCCCGTCAACAGCTACGTGCCGTGCGGCCACCCCAAGTCCGACGGCGCCGGCAGGGAggagggcacggcggcggaggaggaggacaagTACCGGACCTACTCGGCGCTGAACCCATGa